From Asterias amurensis chromosome 3, ASM3211899v1, a single genomic window includes:
- the LOC139935066 gene encoding transcription factor MafB-like: MANADQASCNLETDAALAMEYIQDFDLLPLALAEVKREDQANSPGSSCLLQCHTDTSTVSTTSNIGKASVGRRRTPPTSLPNLGTGSLTPLVESPCVNVPHSPDDLALIPSPVDMEYKPSLDELYWMSSIQSLTTINNLQLMSPVYDTGEMSALCPSDPDYDKYSDCSETQARDDDDDEDEEDDDSNSSAADSDSTDPGAPAVTKPTKDIFTLYRDDELVRLTVRELNRQLRGYKKEDVIKLKQKRRTLKNRGYAQCCRTKRLKQRLDLEHSQLYLHTEVNRLKNELERVQKERDKYRKELELFKTARLRTSSLPSSPESPEYYM; the protein is encoded by the coding sequence ATGGCAAACGCCGACCAGGCCAGCTGTAATTTGGAGACGGATGCGGCTCTAGCCATGGAATACATTCAGGATTTCGATTTGCTACCGTTGGCTCTAGCTGAGGTAAAGCGCGAGGACCAGGCTAACTCACCGGGAAGTTCCTGCCTTCTACAGTGCCATACCGATACCTCGACTGTGTCTACGACCAGCAACATCGGTAAGGCAAGTGTAGGAAGACGACGCACCCCGCCAACCAGTCTGCCAAACCTCGGCACGGGATCCCTGACTCCGTTAGTTGAGTCCCCGTGCGTTAATGTACCCCATTCGCCGGACGACCTGGCACTTATACCAAGTCCCGTTGACATGGAGTACAAACCGAGCCTCGATGAGCTGTATTGGATGTCTAGCATTCAATCCCTTACCACCATCAACAATTTACAGCTGATGTCCCCGGTCTATGATACGGGTGAGATGTCGGCACTATGCCCTTCCGATCCTGACTACGACAAATATTCGGACTGTTCCGAGACGCAGGCCCGCGATGATGACGAcgatgaagatgaagaagatgatgatagtaattCATCCGCTGCAGACTCGGACAGTACCGACCCAGGCGCTCCCGCCGTGACTAAacctactaaagacattttcaCTCTGTACCGTGATGACGAGTTAGTTCGCTTAACTGTAAGAGAACTCAACCGCCAACTTCGCGGCTACAAGAAAGAAGACGTTATAAAGCTCAAGCAGAAAAGAAGAACACTCAAAAACCGCGGCTACGCACAGTGCTGCCGTACGAAGCGACTCAAACAACGGCTTGACTTGGAGCACAGTCAACTCTACCTACACACGGAGGTGAACCGACTCAAGAATGAGCTGGAACGAGTCCAGAAAGAGAGAGACAAATACCGGAAAGAGCTTGAACTCTTCAAGACAGCCCGCCTGAGGACGAGCAGTCTGCCAAGTAGCCCAGAGTCGCCTGAGTACTACATGTAA